Below is a window of Anabas testudineus chromosome 10, fAnaTes1.2, whole genome shotgun sequence DNA.
ctaaatgaagtgtcaaactgtcaaataCTACATTCACTATGAGCAATTATTAGCAAAATTACAGTTATAGTCACCTTTTAAATACTTGTGTACATGTAATCTGGCTAAATTCTTTGTTAACCTTGTAATCGCTGTTTCTTAGTACATACTCTTAATACAATGTTACTATAACTTATAGGATGAAGCATGTTGGCACTAATGACTTTTATTCATTGAAAGATGAGTGGAGTAAAGAGTCTGTTCTGCTTTCTTGTTCTGATTTCAGGACAACAGTTGGATCCAGTTGTTGCTGTGCTCGGGATACTGTTGACCTTCAGTGTGATTGTTATCGCTATCTTAATTTTCTCAAGAGACTAAAGGTAAGTTTAGTAACACTGCAGAAATTAAGTTTGTAACTTTGATCTCAGTTATAATTTAGTCATATAGCAGAAACATTTATCTAAAGTGACTAACAATAAGGAACAAACAAATATAGGACCAGCTTAGAATTCACTGTCTTGCCCGAGGAAACTAGGACCAGGCATTGAATTTCTGACCTTGAAATTAATAGGTTGGTGGAtttctttgtaattttgttttattttattgtatttttaatttactcGAAAACATATATTCCTGGATCCACACCATCACATTAGGCCTTGTGATGCTCAGTGTTGAGCATGAGAGCTCATTTCTTGTCAATTTGCAACATGCCAGTCATATTTTGCAACATAAGATTATAATCGCTTAATTCAGTGCTCAGTTTGAAAAGAATCAAACTCTAATTTGCATTTAATTGACTTGTAACTTGCATcagcatattattattataccaaGAATTGCACACTAAGCCTGCACCATTTCCTGATAAGACCTACTGTATGTTACGATCATAACTGGTCCTTTCAAGGAAAGGTCAAAGAATACTGTCGGACAACCTTATATGTTCTCACATCTCACACCTGATCTAATCTGATCGTCAATGTCCATGCTGTGTTCACAGTTTGAGGATGGTGACGCAGACTCTGAACTACTCACTGGATTCTTtacagaagaaaggaagaagagggagaagaaaaaagtagGAACAGCAGCGATGACGAACAGTGACTGTAAAGACGTTcaactgtgtgtaaaataaaaaaataaagttaatactgtttgtctttgcaagtgaaaaattatgtttttttatgtatactAACTGCTGGAATTATGTTACTTTCgtacaacacagaaaaaaacacctcCCAAATCTTAACAATGTTTCCTGTTGACCTGAATAGGGAAACAAGCTGTTGATCTGATGCTTCAAACAAGTTGGAAACAGAAATTGCAACATGGACTTGAATGtcttacattaaatattaatgaataaGTCACACATGGCTGCAGGATTTTCCAGCATTACTTGTATTTGCTAATGTTGCCTTGTTGAAAAAACATGActtgatgtttcttttattctgtaaaaGATGGGagtgcattttaaatttgttaaagtttaaatgaagaaaaggGATAGTGTCAGAAATGTCATTGTTAtgaaaaactgcattaaaaaaacatgaacaaaacttGAATGTTAGCATGGTACTAATTGAGTTAGTCCTTTAagcaatttttttcttttaacataacattcaatgttaattatttttgtcaaatattATGAATGTACTAACTGTTGCTTTCCTAACTTTTGAGAATAAATATGCAATAAGATCTGTTCCAGTGTATCACACAGTAACAACTCCAGCTACTTCATTATATACTGGAAATTGAAGGCTTTCATACTGGCTGACTCAATAGAAAGActaaagttaaattaattaCAATATTTACCTTAAGCAAAGACCATGAATCcctaataaatatatttttattaaaataaatcatgctgtaaattgttttagttttacttgaCTCCATATGCACCAATCAGGTCCATTAGTTGAACTAAATGTTCAGCTGTTTCTTGTTGCACCTGTTTTCTCACTAAATATCCTGTTGAAGGTCAAAGTCAGGGTTCTTCTGTATAAACAGTCTGAGTGGTTAGTTAAATAACCAGTTGTAGACTATGAATATCTCAGTGTAGCTGATGCCTGCAGCTTTACACATTGCTTTCAATGCAAAGTGCTGTGAAACTAGAACAAAACTGAGGTTCACCCCAGTTTACAGAGAAACATGTAGACAAATATATCCTGAACCACGTATTTGACTGCTGTCCCTTAAATGCTCAAAACTGCAAAATACGTCTTCAGTTTCTACATGTTTGACAAGTTAATTGAGATTTTATCATCACATCAATTAATTTTGAGTTCACACATTTGTGCTGACATAACCCGTGATATATGTATTATTTCTGTGTTAGGGCAAAACACAGTCCATTGACAGATATTACTAGCAAAATTCAAACTACAAATGGGTGTATGTTCAGTACACATACTTTAGGAAGTAAGCaaatttaagttaatttaatttaagtattatAAGTGGCTGTTTTTAGTTATCATTAATGTAGTTTGTCGAGTGACTTTACTGGGaaacactttgttctcagagtgcaggtccaCTTGTCCAGATGTGGAATGGGAGACAGAGCTTTAAGCTATCAAGCTTCTCTCCTTTACCTAATAAAATTTCACTGTGCATGtcattatttttgtcttttgtctctcctgtagttgtttttccttttctctcaaTCCAGGTACTGGTCTTACCAACCTGCAGAGTGTTTCtcctgcttcttgttgtttcttgttgcctgctgttcttttccctctcctctttctactcaccccaactggttgaggcagatggccgcccacattgagcctggttctgccctctagaggtttcttcctctaaaaggcacttttccctctccactttcacctagtgcttgctcaagtggggttgtaAGGTGCACTATATACAGTAATTCTGTATACACTTATATTTGTAACTCACTGACTTCATTAATTTGTAATGGAAACTGTAGGCTGACATATTTAGTACATGTTTGCCCTTTTCCTAGTTtatataaagtacagtatgttacacATGCTGCTTTCAATAAATGGTGAAGTGAAAGAACATTACAATCATTACAGATAAAACTAGTGCTCACAtaagataaacaaaacaaactgaaataaacctTGCATGCTAGGTGAAACTGAATTACACTGAATGTCTCAAAGTAGCAGGGTTACTTAAAATGACAATGATTTCCTAAATTTAGGGGGGGAAGTGCGTTTTCAGCATTTCAGCCAATCAGTTTCCACTTTGTAGACTTTGATGTTCAAGAGAGTAAACCTTCATTTGGGTAGGAAGGCATCAGTTGTGCGTGAGAAGGGTGCATTAACACAATGACTGGACAGCTGGGTGCTTTGATTCTTCTTAGTACAGTCTGTAAGTACAACTTTTAGTCTATCTATACTAATGTATAtgttatatgtacatgtatgtaatATGTTTATATTGAACCATGCTAATGTATAGCCATGACAGATTATATATCTTTTTTTCAGCCCTGATCCACCCCACAGAGGTTCGTCAGCAGATCGCTTTTGTTGTGGCTGAAATTGGTGGAAATGTTACATTGCGATGTCCAATGTCTGAGAAGGGAGGCAATTTCTTCCATTGGTATAAGCAGTCTCCTGGGTACATGATCCAAACTGTTGCTGCACGAACTTATAATGAACAAAAACTTTATGGGGAATTTAACAATCCACGTTTCACAGTCACAGAGTCGGAGTCTCAGTATTTTCTTACAATCAGAAACGTCACCAAAGAGGATGAAGCAACTTACTCCTGTCAAACTGGAACAGCATATTCACAAACCTTTGCTAATAGCACCTACCTGGCTGTGAACGgtaatgtttgttatttttcatatatCCATGTCCTTCAGTCATACttttcataatttaaataattgaatttcttttatggctttttttattgaattgtgCAGAACAGAATCAGCAGAAATCTGTCCATGTGAAACGATGTCCGCAGACTGATTCAGTCCAACCAGGTGACATAGTGAATCTCCAGTGTTCACTTCTCTtcaatgacaaagaaaataaagtccAGTTTGGTGAACACAATGTGTACTGGTTCAGACCAGGATCAGGAGGATCCCACCCAAGCCTCATTTACACTCACAGGAACAGAAGTAAcgaagaagaggaaaggagctgtgtttacagtttgtccAAAACTATTCAGAACTCTTCTAATACTGGGACTTACTACTGTGCTGTGGTCACGTGTGGAGAGATCTTCTTTGGTGAAGGAACGAATGTCAAGACAAGTATGTTCAAAAATCTCTCGTAATAATATATCTAAactattaaaagtaaaagaaaaattaaattaaattaaatcaaattagatTTAGGTTAGGTTTTGAGGAGAACTCTATTAATGCAACAGTGCTTCCGACATATATAGTAACTACACTACCTTGAATGAgaaaattaatttcatttttgagTTTCTCAACAACCTTGGAGTTTTTCCTAAGATTGTCCTATGTAGTCATTGAAAGATGTGTATAAATTAGGTTTCTTGAAATTCCAGGATCTAACCCGGACCAAGTTGTGATAGTACTCGGAGTGCTGCTGGCCTGTTGTGCGACAGTGACTGCTGCTCTTACTTTCTGTGTAATTCGAATGTCAGTTTGTGAACATTGCAAAGGTAGgttcatttaataaaattatatttttaagttaagAATCAagtgctatttttttttttactttaacttgtTCATGTCTgccaaaaagaaagaaaaaaaaaaacatttgcgtttatatttttaaaaatgtgtatttttaggtAGTAATTTCTTTTACAATTGCCAAATGTTAAAAGCAATGAGAGAAgcaatgaaatgtaaaattagtAAAATCCTTAACTGTAGTTAAAAACTGATGAGAAGTGAAGACGGTCCTACCTAAAACTATGCAAGCCAGGATCCACGACTGTGAGAACAGGTAAGGGTCTGTGTAACTGAGTGCACATGCTGACTTCTGGAGAGCAAAACTTGTTAATGATGTGGCTTAACAGTGTACTATCATAATTATATTCAGTTACATTCAtaaataaccaaaaaaaaaaaaaaaaaaaaaaaacaaaaaaaagaaaatctacatgtacagtaacaaaGTCAAAATTCAGACCGACATTCATTTTAGTAAATGCAACTGTAAATCAAAGAACTTAAACTATGACCAAACAATGGTGGTTGGTTTTTGTTAACAGGAGCAATGAGCACCACATTGAATTCTGCCCATGACCAATCGCCAGTGGATCAATCAACAGACCTGGTAAATATACTTCAAATTAATCAGCTAGGTACAGTATAGTGCTGTTGAATGTTGCTCAATGATAGACTGACATCTAATTTCTTACATCTAATGTGTCACAGGTTGTAATGTGTGATTTTTAATCAAACCCTTACTTTTAGTGAGATT
It encodes the following:
- the LOC113160103 gene encoding uncharacterized protein LOC113160103; the protein is MTGQLGALILLSTVSLIHPTEVRQQIAFVVAEIGGNVTLRCPMSEKGGNFFHWYKQSPGYMIQTVAARTYNEQKLYGEFNNPRFTVTESESQYFLTIRNVTKEDEATYSCQTGTAYSQTFANSTYLAVNEQNQQKSVHVKRCPQTDSVQPGDIVNLQCSLLFNDKENKVQFGEHNVYWFRPGSGGSHPSLIYTHRNRSNEEEERSCVYSLSKTIQNSSNTGTYYCAVVTCGEIFFGEGTNVKTRSNPDQVVIVLGVLLACCATVTAALTFCVIRMSVCEHCKGAMSTTLNSAHDQSPVDQSTDLDGDAETANYATLDFNTKKVKKGKRKRESPEECVYSAVRLSG